One region of Salinibacterium sp. TMP30 genomic DNA includes:
- a CDS encoding exonuclease domain-containing protein, with protein sequence MAGPGFAVIDFETTGLFAGGHDRVIEIAVVHVDAEGTVEGRWETLVNPQRDLGPQRIHQIRASDVVDAPTFTQIAAHLIELLAGRVLVVVPTEVVDAV encoded by the coding sequence ATGGCCGGACCTGGGTTCGCGGTAATCGACTTTGAGACGACGGGGCTGTTCGCTGGTGGGCACGACCGCGTCATTGAAATTGCGGTGGTCCATGTCGACGCCGAAGGAACTGTCGAAGGACGATGGGAGACACTCGTCAATCCGCAGCGTGACCTCGGTCCGCAGCGCATCCATCAGATCCGTGCTTCTGATGTTGTGGACGCCCCAACCTTCACCCAGATCGCCGCACACCTCATAGAGCTACTCGCCGGCCGCGTCCTAGTTGTAGTTCCCACTGAGGTTGTGGACGCGGTCTGA